From the Hymenobacter yonginensis genome, one window contains:
- the rfbF gene encoding glucose-1-phosphate cytidylyltransferase — translation MKAVILAGGYGTRISEESGVRPKPMVEIGGKPILWHIMKIYAHHGIRDFVICCGYKGHMIKQYFSDYFLHNADVTFRMDRNEMQVHRNNTEPWNVTLVDTGQETMTGGRLRRVREYLDDSTFCLTYGDGVGDVDISAAVRYHQEQGVLATLTAVRQPGRFGVFNLHDSADRIESFTEKPEGGETPWINGGFFVLEPGVLDYIDDDSTMWEKAPMERLARENRLAAFRHTGFWQPMDTLRDRNMLEELWQKNEAKWKVWDNAAPPVPAPDPVLAEIMAAPVQAPQGQRVAAATIMPAS, via the coding sequence ATGAAAGCGGTAATTCTGGCGGGAGGCTACGGCACCCGCATCAGCGAAGAAAGCGGGGTGCGCCCGAAGCCCATGGTGGAAATAGGTGGAAAACCTATTCTGTGGCACATTATGAAGATCTACGCGCATCATGGCATCCGCGACTTCGTGATCTGCTGCGGCTACAAGGGCCACATGATCAAGCAGTACTTCTCCGACTACTTCCTGCACAACGCCGACGTGACGTTTCGGATGGACCGCAACGAAATGCAGGTGCACCGCAACAACACCGAGCCCTGGAACGTGACGTTGGTGGATACCGGCCAGGAAACCATGACCGGCGGCCGCCTGCGCCGGGTGCGCGAGTACCTCGACGACAGCACGTTCTGCCTCACTTACGGCGACGGGGTAGGGGACGTGGACATCAGCGCGGCGGTGCGCTACCACCAGGAGCAGGGCGTGCTGGCCACGCTCACGGCCGTCCGGCAGCCGGGGCGCTTTGGCGTCTTCAACCTGCACGACAGCGCCGACCGAATCGAGAGCTTTACGGAGAAGCCTGAAGGCGGCGAAACGCCGTGGATCAATGGCGGCTTCTTTGTGCTGGAGCCCGGCGTGCTGGACTACATCGACGACGACAGCACGATGTGGGAAAAGGCGCCTATGGAGCGCCTGGCCCGCGAGAACCGGCTGGCCGCCTTCCGCCACACCGGGTTCTGGCAGCCCATGGACACGCTCCGCGACCGGAACATGCTGGAAGAACTCTGGCAGAAAAACGAGGCCAAGTGGAAAGTCTGGGACAATGCCGCGCCACCCGTGCCGGCGCCCGACCCCGTGCTGGCCGAAATAATGGCCGCCCCGGTGCAGGCCCCGCAGGGCCAGCGCGTGGCCGCGGCCACCATAATGCCCGCCAGCTAA
- the katG gene encoding catalase/peroxidase HPI, whose amino-acid sequence MLDIHHDKTNTDSFKMEGKCPFGGDRIGGVEGTPPTLSDWYPNRLKVELLHQNGPQANPLGEDFNYAEAFNSINLEELKNEIKSFLTTSVDWWPSDYNNYGPQMIRMAWHSAGTYRIADGRGGAGEALQRFAPINSWWDNGNTDKSRRLIWPIKQKYGSSLSWADLIVLTGNCALEIMGFPTYGFAGGRQDAWEADNATYWGPEVVHDMSKAKSPDEMVSRDKRWRGRNGNADYDLENPLAASHQALIYVNPEGPYANGDPLGSAHDIRVTFTRMAMNNEETVALIAGGHAFGKSHGMVPAAKIGVAPEIAPMEAMGLGWHNPQGKGNAEDTMTNGIEGSWTPNPMQWDNDYLTNLFKFDWEQTKSPAGALQWTPVDKNAPKTPDAHIEGQMNDLMMMTTDIALKVDPEYRAVCEKFLNDFDAFTQAFSKAWYKLTHRDMGPRERYLGPEKRNENDLLWQDPIPLADYTIIDAADVAELKKAILATDISVSDLVFTAFSSAVTHRQSDKRGGANGARLALAPQKDWEINRRTVPVVAALQKVMADFNGTDKDSKGGKQVSLADLIVLGGCAALEKAAADAGVPTEVPFTPGRRDTTQELTDIEMFTWLKPVADGFRNFLDNDFNQLAKHVAPEEMFLDKAQLLSLTSPEWVALTGGLRAMNANYDNSKHGIFTDREGVLTNDFFNVLTSTDYEWKKSDSRGMTFWLKDRTSGENRYSATRADLVFGSNSQLRAVAEVYAGKDGHQRFVKAFVKAWDKVMMLDRYDVKVAAR is encoded by the coding sequence ATGCTGGATATCCACCACGACAAAACCAACACCGATTCCTTTAAAATGGAGGGCAAATGCCCCTTCGGCGGCGACCGTATCGGCGGCGTGGAAGGCACCCCGCCCACGCTCTCCGACTGGTACCCCAACCGCCTGAAGGTGGAGTTGCTGCACCAGAACGGCCCCCAGGCCAACCCCCTGGGCGAGGACTTCAATTACGCCGAAGCCTTCAACTCCATCAACCTGGAGGAGCTGAAAAACGAAATCAAGAGCTTCCTGACGACTTCGGTGGACTGGTGGCCCTCCGACTACAATAACTACGGCCCGCAGATGATCCGCATGGCCTGGCACTCGGCCGGTACCTACCGCATTGCCGACGGCCGCGGCGGGGCCGGCGAGGCCCTGCAGCGCTTCGCCCCCATCAACAGCTGGTGGGACAACGGCAACACCGACAAGTCGCGCCGTCTCATTTGGCCTATCAAGCAGAAGTATGGCAGCTCCCTCTCCTGGGCCGACCTGATCGTGCTGACCGGCAACTGCGCCCTCGAAATCATGGGCTTCCCGACCTACGGCTTTGCCGGCGGCCGCCAGGATGCCTGGGAGGCTGACAACGCCACCTACTGGGGCCCCGAGGTAGTGCACGATATGTCCAAGGCCAAGTCGCCCGACGAGATGGTGAGCCGCGACAAGCGTTGGCGCGGCCGCAACGGCAACGCCGATTACGACCTCGAAAATCCGCTGGCCGCCTCGCACCAGGCCCTCATTTACGTGAACCCTGAAGGTCCCTATGCCAACGGCGACCCGCTGGGTTCGGCCCACGACATCCGCGTGACCTTCACGCGCATGGCCATGAACAACGAGGAAACCGTGGCCCTGATTGCCGGCGGCCACGCCTTCGGCAAGAGCCACGGCATGGTGCCGGCCGCCAAAATTGGTGTGGCCCCCGAAATTGCGCCTATGGAAGCCATGGGCCTGGGCTGGCACAACCCCCAGGGCAAGGGCAACGCCGAAGACACGATGACCAACGGCATCGAAGGCAGCTGGACGCCCAATCCTATGCAGTGGGACAACGACTACCTCACCAACCTGTTCAAGTTCGACTGGGAGCAGACCAAGAGCCCGGCCGGTGCGCTGCAGTGGACCCCGGTGGACAAAAACGCCCCCAAAACGCCCGACGCGCACATCGAAGGTCAGATGAACGACCTGATGATGATGACCACCGACATTGCCCTGAAGGTGGATCCCGAGTACCGCGCCGTGTGTGAGAAATTCCTTAACGATTTCGACGCCTTTACGCAGGCCTTCTCGAAAGCTTGGTACAAGCTGACCCACCGCGACATGGGCCCGCGTGAACGTTACCTCGGCCCCGAGAAGCGCAACGAAAACGACCTGCTGTGGCAGGATCCCATCCCGCTGGCCGACTACACCATCATCGACGCAGCGGACGTGGCGGAGCTGAAGAAGGCCATTCTGGCCACCGATATTTCCGTGTCGGACCTCGTGTTTACGGCCTTCTCGTCGGCCGTGACGCACCGCCAGAGCGACAAGCGTGGCGGCGCCAACGGCGCCCGCCTGGCCCTGGCCCCGCAGAAAGACTGGGAAATCAACCGCCGTACGGTGCCTGTAGTAGCCGCCCTGCAGAAGGTAATGGCCGATTTCAACGGCACGGATAAGGACAGCAAAGGTGGCAAGCAGGTTTCGCTGGCCGACCTCATCGTGCTGGGCGGCTGCGCGGCCCTCGAAAAAGCTGCCGCCGACGCTGGCGTGCCCACCGAAGTGCCCTTCACCCCGGGCCGCCGCGACACCACCCAGGAGCTCACCGACATCGAGATGTTCACCTGGCTGAAGCCGGTGGCCGACGGCTTCCGCAACTTCCTCGACAACGACTTCAACCAGCTTGCCAAGCATGTGGCCCCCGAGGAGATGTTCCTCGACAAGGCCCAGTTGCTCTCGCTCACCTCGCCCGAGTGGGTAGCCCTGACGGGCGGTCTGCGCGCCATGAACGCCAACTACGACAATTCGAAGCACGGCATTTTCACTGACCGCGAAGGCGTGCTCACCAACGACTTCTTCAACGTGCTCACCAGCACGGATTACGAGTGGAAGAAGTCGGACTCGCGCGGTATGACCTTCTGGCTGAAAGACCGCACCTCGGGTGAGAACCGCTACTCGGCCACCCGCGCCGACCTGGTGTTTGGCTCGAACAGCCAGCTGCGCGCCGTAGCCGAAGTGTACGCCGGCAAAGACGGCCACCAGCGCTTCGTGAAGGCCTTCGTGAAGGCCTGGGACAAAGTGATGATGCTGGACCGCTACGACGTGAAAGTAGCCGCCCGCTAA
- a CDS encoding WecB/TagA/CpsF family glycosyltransferase, giving the protein MLPKRYVLDSRISTGSTAHFVDAILQLGAARCSAYVCFANVHMVVESQRDPEFRQVLNQATIAAPDGSPVAAAVGWFNTGQRQARIAGMDLLPALLTEAARRQQSVYFYGTTPRVLEAMVARARQELPNLQIVGAYAPPFRPLTPEEDAAETAAINAADPDLLFVALGCPKQENWMAAHRGRIRACMLGVGQAFPVYAGLERRLPQWARRLWLEWAYRLWLEPRRLWRRYLVTNSRFLYLVARRLVALSVGRPTPAIYSE; this is encoded by the coding sequence ATGCTACCCAAGCGCTACGTCCTCGACTCCCGGATTTCCACCGGCTCCACTGCCCATTTCGTGGACGCTATCCTGCAGCTGGGAGCGGCCCGGTGCTCGGCCTACGTGTGTTTTGCAAACGTGCACATGGTGGTGGAGTCGCAGCGCGACCCGGAGTTTCGGCAGGTGCTCAACCAGGCCACCATTGCCGCGCCCGATGGCAGCCCGGTAGCCGCCGCAGTAGGTTGGTTCAACACCGGCCAGCGGCAGGCCCGCATTGCCGGTATGGATTTGCTGCCGGCTTTGCTCACCGAAGCCGCCCGGCGGCAGCAGTCGGTGTACTTCTACGGTACTACGCCGCGCGTACTGGAGGCCATGGTGGCCCGCGCCCGGCAGGAACTGCCCAACCTGCAGATTGTAGGAGCCTACGCGCCGCCGTTCCGGCCGCTCACGCCCGAAGAAGACGCAGCCGAAACCGCCGCCATCAACGCCGCCGACCCCGATCTGCTGTTCGTAGCCCTCGGCTGTCCCAAGCAGGAAAACTGGATGGCGGCCCACCGCGGCCGAATCCGGGCCTGCATGCTGGGCGTGGGGCAGGCTTTCCCGGTGTATGCCGGGCTGGAGCGCCGCCTGCCCCAGTGGGCCCGGCGGCTGTGGCTGGAATGGGCTTACCGACTCTGGCTGGAGCCCCGGCGTTTGTGGCGGCGGTATCTGGTCACCAACTCCCGCTTTCTGTATCTGGTAGCCCGCCGCCTGGTAGCGCTGAGCGTGGGCCGGCCTACGCCCGCAATCTATAGCGAGTAA
- a CDS encoding exopolysaccharide biosynthesis polyprenyl glycosylphosphotransferase has product MERYRHYTDASRVTLLLVDVLLIFGAFRLAGRITLGHWAFSGYYPFFFIIFGLLWWILSSQYANIYRVDRLITYPEKLLHLIRTFLLHAALVLLVVAAGGMHWPPVEYLFSVYSLAMVGVVSGRFLLTFLYRSYHRHFARANSRFVIIGAGDSGQELYRFLASHDPIGNEFMGFFSDEALPTEFRGLVRGRLADLKAYCLREQINDIYFALPLDRRQLIEDLSRFADDNFLSFRIVPDFRGTMRKDVNVYFYDHLPILTIRHEPLGMRTNQVVKRVFDIVFSGLVICTIFPIIMPILALLIKLDSPGPVFFRQMRPGKRNQLFPCYKLRTMQASHGRPELQATKHDVRVTRVGQYLRKYNLDELPQFFNVLLGHMSVVGPRPNMVSQLEEYSKHIRTYHMRHAVTPGITGYAQVNGYRGETREAGTMEKRVEYDLKYVENWSFGMDMKIIGQTVWNMVRGEKNAY; this is encoded by the coding sequence ATGGAACGCTACAGACACTACACAGACGCCTCCCGCGTCACTCTGTTGTTGGTCGATGTGCTCCTTATTTTTGGAGCCTTTCGGCTGGCTGGCCGTATCACCTTGGGCCACTGGGCCTTTAGTGGATACTATCCGTTTTTCTTCATCATCTTCGGGCTGCTCTGGTGGATTCTGTCGAGCCAGTATGCCAACATCTACCGGGTCGACCGGCTGATTACGTACCCGGAGAAGCTGCTGCACCTGATCCGTACGTTTCTGCTGCATGCCGCGCTGGTGCTGTTGGTGGTGGCGGCCGGCGGGATGCACTGGCCCCCGGTGGAGTATCTGTTTTCGGTGTACAGCCTCGCGATGGTAGGGGTTGTGTCGGGCCGGTTTCTGCTGACGTTCCTGTACCGCTCGTATCACCGGCATTTTGCGCGGGCCAACAGCCGCTTCGTTATCATCGGGGCCGGCGACAGCGGCCAGGAGCTGTACCGGTTTCTGGCCTCGCACGATCCTATCGGCAACGAGTTCATGGGCTTCTTCTCCGACGAGGCGCTGCCCACGGAGTTCCGGGGCTTGGTGCGTGGCCGCCTGGCCGATCTGAAAGCCTACTGCCTGCGCGAGCAGATCAACGACATATACTTTGCGCTGCCGCTCGACCGGCGCCAGCTCATTGAGGACCTCTCGCGCTTCGCCGACGACAATTTCCTTTCCTTCCGTATCGTGCCCGACTTCCGCGGCACCATGCGCAAAGACGTCAACGTGTATTTCTACGACCATCTGCCCATCCTGACCATCCGGCACGAGCCGCTGGGCATGCGCACCAATCAGGTAGTGAAGCGGGTGTTTGATATCGTGTTTTCGGGGCTGGTTATCTGTACCATCTTCCCGATCATCATGCCCATCCTGGCCTTGCTGATCAAGCTGGACTCGCCGGGGCCGGTGTTCTTCCGGCAGATGCGCCCGGGCAAGCGCAACCAGCTGTTTCCGTGCTACAAGCTGCGCACCATGCAGGCCAGCCACGGCCGCCCCGAGCTGCAGGCCACCAAGCACGACGTGCGCGTAACGAGGGTGGGCCAGTATCTGCGCAAGTATAATCTGGATGAGCTGCCGCAGTTTTTCAACGTGCTGCTGGGGCACATGTCGGTGGTAGGGCCGCGGCCCAATATGGTGTCGCAGCTCGAGGAGTATAGCAAGCATATCCGCACCTACCACATGCGCCACGCCGTTACCCCGGGCATTACTGGCTACGCGCAGGTAAACGGCTACCGCGGCGAAACCCGCGAAGCCGGCACCATGGAAAAACGGGTGGAATATGACCTGAAGTACGTGGAAAACTGGTCGTTTGGGATGGATATGAAAATTATCGGGCAGACTGTCTGGAACATGGTGCGGGGCGAGAAAAACGCCTATTAA
- a CDS encoding phosphoglycerate kinase, whose product MQTLDQYNFAGKRAVVRVDFNVPLDKSFAITDDTRIRAATPTIKKILADGGSVVLLSHLGRPKGGPEDKFSLKHIVARLGEEYGTEVQFATDALQAQAQADALQPGQILLVENVRFYPEEEKGDDAFAEKLAPLGNVYVNDAFGAAHRKHASTAVIASHFAPADRVAGYLLQSELDNAKKVLEHAERPFTAIMGGAKISDKIQLIEKLLDKVDNLLIGGGMAYTFAKAQGGHIGSSLLEADKMDLALRLIEQAKAKGVNLVLPTDSLIADKFANDAQTKVAANSEIPDGWMGLDLGPESSKAFAEVVRQSKTILWNGPMGVFEMPSFAKGTQAVAQAIADATEAGAFSLIGGGDSAAAVNQMGFSDKVSYISTGGGALLEYMEGKELPGVAALEGR is encoded by the coding sequence ATGCAAACCCTCGATCAGTACAACTTCGCCGGCAAGCGCGCCGTGGTGCGCGTAGACTTTAACGTGCCGCTCGATAAGAGCTTCGCCATCACCGACGATACCCGCATCCGGGCCGCTACGCCGACTATCAAGAAAATCCTGGCCGATGGGGGCTCGGTGGTGCTGCTCTCGCACCTGGGCCGGCCCAAAGGTGGCCCCGAGGACAAGTTTTCGCTGAAGCACATTGTGGCCCGCCTGGGCGAGGAGTACGGCACCGAGGTGCAGTTTGCCACCGATGCGCTGCAGGCCCAAGCCCAGGCCGACGCCTTACAGCCCGGCCAGATTCTGCTGGTGGAAAACGTGCGTTTCTACCCCGAGGAAGAGAAAGGCGACGACGCGTTTGCCGAAAAGCTGGCCCCGCTCGGCAACGTGTACGTGAACGACGCCTTCGGGGCGGCTCACCGCAAGCACGCTTCCACAGCCGTCATTGCCAGCCACTTCGCGCCTGCTGACCGCGTGGCCGGCTACCTGCTGCAGAGTGAGCTCGACAACGCCAAAAAGGTGCTGGAGCACGCCGAGCGCCCGTTCACGGCCATCATGGGCGGCGCCAAAATCTCCGACAAAATTCAGCTGATTGAGAAGCTGCTCGACAAGGTCGACAACCTGCTCATCGGGGGCGGCATGGCCTATACGTTTGCCAAAGCCCAGGGCGGCCACATCGGCAGCTCGCTGCTGGAAGCCGACAAGATGGACCTGGCCCTGCGTCTCATCGAGCAGGCCAAAGCCAAAGGCGTGAACCTGGTGCTGCCCACCGACAGCCTCATTGCCGACAAATTCGCCAACGACGCTCAAACCAAAGTGGCTGCCAACAGCGAAATTCCGGACGGCTGGATGGGCCTCGACCTGGGCCCGGAGTCCAGCAAGGCGTTTGCGGAGGTGGTGCGCCAGTCCAAAACCATCCTCTGGAACGGCCCGATGGGCGTGTTCGAAATGCCCAGCTTCGCCAAAGGCACCCAGGCCGTAGCCCAGGCCATTGCCGACGCCACCGAAGCCGGCGCCTTCAGCCTCATCGGCGGCGGCGACTCGGCCGCGGCCGTCAACCAGATGGGCTTCTCCGACAAGGTGAGCTACATCAGCACCGGCGGCGGCGCGCTGCTGGAGTACATGGAAGGCAAGGAGCTGCCCGGCGTAGCGGCGCTAGAAGGCCGGTAA
- a CDS encoding site-2 protease family protein yields MPYPTDNPPPLLPFPDAASPDLPPSEPDEPWPDGYAEKPEPPRWRRYALHLGLFLLTLLTTTLAGAEWMTGKFTFEGTGLTAAEIRQGLWFSVPFLGVLTVHEFGHYFTARHHRVRATLPYYIPFFTGMFSTIGTFGAVIRVKDRIFSRKEFFDIGLAGPLAGFLLAVPVLIYGFTHLPPADYIFQIHPQYAKYGSEYARYVYSAGQGITLAKPLLYQGLEYLFADPARLPHPNELTHYPVLLAGALALFFTALNLLPIGQLDGGHILYGLLGFRRFNRLSGVLFVGFVFYAGLGLFSSSTSGQTWLYWGAPYFAYLCVVLRPVVPRLWQALLLAVGVWAVQLACTVAVPGILGNPGWLGFGLLLSRLMGVFHPPAPDETPLSGGRKVLGWLMLAIFVLCFSPSPFAFI; encoded by the coding sequence GTGCCTTATCCAACCGACAACCCTCCGCCGCTCCTCCCCTTTCCTGACGCGGCCAGCCCTGACCTGCCGCCGTCTGAACCGGACGAGCCCTGGCCGGACGGATATGCTGAAAAACCAGAACCGCCGCGCTGGCGGCGCTATGCGCTGCACCTGGGCCTGTTCCTACTGACGCTGCTGACCACCACCCTGGCTGGCGCCGAGTGGATGACCGGCAAATTCACCTTTGAAGGCACGGGCCTGACGGCCGCCGAAATCCGGCAGGGCCTGTGGTTTTCGGTGCCGTTTCTGGGAGTGCTGACGGTGCACGAGTTTGGCCACTACTTCACGGCACGGCACCACCGGGTGCGGGCCACGCTGCCCTATTACATTCCTTTCTTCACGGGCATGTTCAGCACCATCGGCACGTTCGGGGCCGTCATTCGGGTCAAGGACCGGATATTTTCGCGCAAGGAGTTTTTTGATATCGGGCTGGCCGGGCCGCTGGCGGGGTTTCTGCTGGCGGTGCCGGTGCTGATTTACGGCTTCACGCACCTGCCGCCCGCTGACTATATCTTCCAGATTCACCCGCAATACGCTAAGTATGGCTCTGAGTATGCTCGCTATGTATATAGTGCAGGCCAAGGCATCACGCTGGCCAAGCCGCTGCTGTATCAGGGCCTCGAATACCTGTTTGCCGACCCTGCCCGGCTGCCGCACCCCAACGAGCTGACGCACTACCCGGTGCTACTGGCCGGCGCGCTGGCGCTGTTCTTCACGGCGCTCAACCTGCTGCCCATCGGCCAGCTCGATGGCGGGCACATTCTGTACGGGTTGCTGGGCTTCCGGCGCTTCAACCGGCTGTCGGGGGTGCTGTTTGTGGGGTTTGTGTTCTACGCCGGGCTAGGGCTGTTTTCCAGTAGCACGTCCGGCCAGACGTGGCTGTACTGGGGCGCGCCGTACTTTGCCTACCTGTGTGTAGTGCTGCGGCCGGTGGTGCCGCGGCTCTGGCAGGCGCTGCTGCTGGCGGTGGGCGTGTGGGCGGTGCAGTTGGCCTGCACGGTGGCGGTGCCGGGCATCTTGGGCAATCCGGGCTGGCTGGGGTTCGGGCTGCTGCTGAGCCGCCTGATGGGCGTGTTCCACCCGCCGGCGCCCGACGAAACGCCGCTTTCCGGCGGGCGCAAGGTGCTGGGCTGGTTGATGCTGGCTATTTTTGTGCTGTGTTTCTCGCCCAGCCCGTTCGCCTTTATCTGA
- a CDS encoding NAD-dependent epimerase/dehydratase family protein, with amino-acid sequence MNRILITGNMGYVGPGVVQHLRRQFPQAELIGYDMGFFAHCLTGATRLPESRLDRQLFGDVRELPAEVLQGVDAIVHLAAISNDPMGQTYEDVTMQVNHEAGIRLARRAKVAGVRAFVFASSCSIYGAGGEGAKTETSEVNPLTAYARSKVRSEQDLRPLADDDFCVTCLRFATACGWSDRLRLDLVVNDFVAGAVSAGTISILSDGTPWRPLIHVQDMARAIEWAIGREASHGGAFLAINTGADSWNYQVRDLAQAIAESIPGTEVSLNAAAPPDKRSYRVDFSLYRDMAPAYQPQRTLPDTIAELRDGLLAMNFRDASFRTSQLMRLRVLTALRDSGELTDDLTWALPVAVPGPAILV; translated from the coding sequence ATGAACCGCATCCTCATCACCGGCAACATGGGCTACGTAGGGCCCGGCGTGGTACAGCACCTGCGCCGCCAGTTTCCCCAGGCGGAGCTGATTGGCTACGACATGGGTTTTTTTGCGCACTGCCTGACCGGCGCCACCCGGCTGCCGGAGTCGCGGCTGGACCGCCAGCTGTTTGGCGACGTGCGCGAGCTGCCTGCGGAGGTGCTGCAGGGCGTGGATGCCATTGTGCACCTGGCCGCCATCAGCAACGACCCCATGGGCCAGACCTACGAGGACGTCACCATGCAGGTAAACCACGAGGCCGGCATCCGGCTGGCGCGGCGGGCCAAAGTGGCCGGCGTGCGCGCCTTTGTGTTTGCCAGCTCCTGCAGCATCTACGGGGCCGGGGGCGAAGGTGCTAAAACCGAAACCTCCGAAGTGAACCCCCTGACGGCCTACGCCCGCTCCAAGGTGCGCAGCGAGCAGGATTTGCGCCCGCTGGCCGACGACGACTTCTGCGTGACCTGCCTGCGGTTTGCCACGGCCTGCGGCTGGAGCGACCGGCTGCGGCTGGATCTGGTAGTCAACGACTTTGTGGCCGGGGCCGTGTCGGCGGGCACCATCAGCATCCTCAGCGACGGCACGCCCTGGCGCCCCCTGATTCATGTGCAGGACATGGCCCGGGCCATTGAGTGGGCCATCGGCCGCGAGGCCAGCCACGGCGGCGCCTTTCTGGCTATCAACACCGGGGCCGACAGCTGGAACTATCAGGTGCGCGACCTGGCCCAGGCCATTGCCGAGAGCATTCCGGGCACCGAAGTGAGCCTGAACGCTGCCGCCCCGCCCGACAAACGCTCTTACCGCGTCGACTTCAGCCTCTACCGCGACATGGCGCCCGCCTACCAGCCCCAGCGGACGCTGCCCGACACCATCGCCGAGCTCCGCGACGGCCTGCTGGCCATGAATTTCCGCGACGCCTCGTTCCGCACGTCCCAGCTGATGCGCCTGCGGGTGCTCACGGCCCTGCGCGACTCCGGCGAGCTAACCGACGACCTCACCTGGGCGCTGCCAGTGGCGGTGCCTGGCCCCGCCATACTGGTCTGA
- a CDS encoding MBL fold metallo-hydrolase: MKFSLLLTAALAVFALQASAQTAAPAAAPRATPDQIATKQGPLMVQPITHASLVLTWNGKTIYVDPSGGAEAYAGLAAPDVVLITDIHGDHMDAKTLAALPISKALLLAPKAVAEQLPAEYRTQVRILKNGQRLDTLGMRVSAIPMYNLPETADSRHPKGRGNGYILSLGGKTVYLSGDTEDIAEMRALKNIDVAFVCMNLPYTMDVNQAAQGVLAFKPGIVYPYHYRGQNGLSDVASFQKQVQAKNKKIDVRLRNWYPTAQ; this comes from the coding sequence ATGAAATTCTCCCTTCTGCTCACGGCCGCGCTGGCCGTTTTCGCCTTGCAGGCCTCCGCCCAGACGGCCGCTCCGGCCGCCGCACCCCGCGCCACTCCCGACCAGATTGCCACTAAGCAAGGCCCGCTCATGGTGCAGCCCATCACCCACGCCAGTCTGGTGCTGACCTGGAACGGCAAAACCATCTACGTGGACCCCTCCGGCGGAGCTGAAGCCTACGCCGGCCTGGCCGCGCCCGACGTGGTGCTCATCACCGACATCCACGGCGACCACATGGATGCCAAAACCCTGGCCGCCCTGCCCATCAGCAAAGCCCTGCTGCTGGCCCCCAAAGCCGTGGCCGAGCAGCTGCCGGCCGAGTATCGGACGCAGGTCCGCATCCTCAAAAATGGCCAGCGCCTCGACACGCTGGGTATGCGCGTATCGGCCATTCCGATGTACAACCTACCCGAAACGGCCGACTCCCGCCACCCCAAAGGCCGCGGCAACGGCTACATCCTAAGCCTGGGCGGCAAAACCGTGTACCTCTCCGGCGACACCGAGGATATTGCCGAGATGCGCGCCCTCAAGAACATCGACGTGGCCTTCGTGTGCATGAACCTGCCCTACACTATGGATGTGAACCAGGCCGCCCAGGGCGTGCTGGCCTTCAAGCCCGGCATCGTGTATCCCTACCACTACCGCGGCCAGAACGGCCTGAGCGACGTGGCCAGCTTCCAGAAGCAAGTGCAGGCCAAGAACAAGAAAATTGACGTGCGCCTGCGCAACTGGTACCCGACGGCGCAGTAA
- a CDS encoding HAD family hydrolase: protein MPHQLPNLLFDFGGVIINIDYQRTLAAMGRLHRHGSTIEFTQAAQAELFDQMETGRLTPAQFRDGLRATYELEATDEELDAAWNAMLLDVPAERLALIAELRAKGHQTALLSNTNQIHIDQINQVLRAQYGFEHGIADCLDRVFYSQHVGLRKPGEEIFRHALREMNWKAEETLFIEDSFQHIETAQRLGLHTLFLAPPLTLSDALPAALSALSNRQPSAAPPLS, encoded by the coding sequence ATGCCACATCAACTGCCCAACCTGCTCTTCGATTTTGGGGGCGTCATCATCAACATCGACTACCAGCGCACCCTGGCGGCCATGGGCCGCCTGCACCGGCACGGCAGCACCATCGAGTTTACGCAGGCGGCGCAGGCCGAGCTGTTCGACCAGATGGAAACGGGCCGCCTGACGCCGGCGCAGTTCCGGGACGGCCTGCGCGCCACCTACGAGCTGGAGGCCACCGATGAGGAGCTGGACGCCGCCTGGAACGCCATGCTGCTGGATGTGCCGGCCGAGCGGCTGGCTCTGATTGCGGAGCTGCGGGCCAAGGGCCACCAGACGGCGCTGCTGTCCAACACCAACCAGATTCACATCGACCAAATCAACCAAGTGCTGCGCGCGCAGTACGGCTTCGAGCACGGCATTGCCGACTGCCTCGACCGGGTGTTCTACTCGCAGCACGTGGGGTTGCGCAAGCCGGGCGAGGAAATTTTCCGGCACGCGCTGCGCGAGATGAACTGGAAGGCCGAGGAAACTCTTTTCATCGAGGACAGTTTTCAACACATCGAAACGGCCCAACGCCTGGGCCTGCACACGCTGTTTCTGGCCCCGCCCCTCACGCTCTCCGACGCCCTACCTGCTGCCCTTAGTGCCTTATCCAACCGACAACCCTCCGCCGCTCCTCCCCTTTCCTGA